One Triticum dicoccoides isolate Atlit2015 ecotype Zavitan chromosome 4B, WEW_v2.0, whole genome shotgun sequence genomic window carries:
- the LOC119296290 gene encoding protein transport protein Sec61 subunit alpha-like isoform X1: MVPRCQKVAYTAVSLLIYLVGSQLPVYGYGVRSPSVADSQYWVDMPDCNSVMSAGIMPLVLSEAVLHFLLWCKVLRANNPEDRMLLSRVQKLVGIIFAADFSVCRVLISPILGKLTLGQSILTVLQHFFGSVIVIYLDDLLKKGYGFLSSIPLFSATDICTSIFWKAFSPCIIKLYGGQHGDQHGEALTSSLIHRFVGNGNYKLSSMHKVYGCRDLPEMASVLSTCAFFLLVLSLQGFHATLPLRSSEVPSMQMNYAIKLSYLSFAPLLFQDVMAIFLYIISELVYVKFGEKNKVVILLGKWKKSRYFGQAVPVSGLAYYVTTPPTLAEVGRHPFLTLVYALWQLLGCGLTSFNLFSVCSHSELYVGRLLGERRNVTVAQPDSVPLQLWRCYVGKAAFLVGLCIGALTLLAGLAGVVGSGTGIMFALTVLYSCLEETSYRGGPAGAFGF, encoded by the exons ATGGTCCCTCGCTGCCAGAAGGTGGCTTACACGGCCGTTTCCCTCCTCATCTACCTTGTCGGCAGCCAACTGCCTGTGTATGGATATGGAGTCCGTTCTCCATCGGTTGCTGACTCTCAGTACTGGGTTGACATGCCCGACTGCAACTCCGTCATGTCTGCTGGGATCATGCCCCTTGTTCTGTCTGAGGCGGTGCTTCATTTCCTGCTGTGGTGTAAGGTTCTTAGAGCAAACAATCCTGAGGACCGGATGCTCCT GAGTCGGGTGCAGAAGTTGGTTGGGATAATTTTTGCCGCTGATTTCTCAGTCTGCAGGGTGCTAATCTCACCTATCTTGGGCAAACTGACCTTAGGGCAGTCAATTCTGACCGTGCTTCAGCATTTCTTTGGAAGTGTCATCGTCATTTATCTTGATGATCTCCTTAAAAAGGGATATGGGTTTCTTTCGAGTATCCCCTTGTTCAGTGCCACCGACATTTG TACAAGTATTTTCTGGAAAGCTTTTAGCCCCTGTATCATAAAGCTATACGGTGGGCAGCATGGTGATCAACATGGGGAAGCTCTCACTTCCTCCCTTATTCATCGATTCGTTGGTAATGGAAACTACAAATTGTCTTCGATGCATAAGGTGTACGGATGTCGAGACCTCCCGGAGATGGCTAGTGTGCTTTCCACGTGCGCCTTCTTTCTACTCGTCCTCAGCCTGCAAGGCTTCCATGCCACGTTGCCACTGAGATCCAGTGAGGTGCCTAGTATGCAAATGAACTATGCCATCAAGCTTTCCTACCTGTCCTTTGCACCCCTACTCTTCCAGGATGTAATGGCCATATTCCTATACATCATCTCAGAG TTGGTGTACGTGAAGTTTGGTGAAAAGAACAAGGTGGTCATTTTGCTGGGCAAATGGAAGAAATCCAGATATTTTGGGCAAGCAGTTCCAGTCAGTGGCTTAGCCTACTACGTTACTACACCACCAAC CTTGGCTGAAGTAGGAAGACACCCATTCCTCACACTGGTTTATGCGCTGTGGCAGCTTCTGGGGTGTGGCCTTACGTCATTTAACCTTTTCAGTGTTTGTTCACATTCAGAGCTGTACGTTGGCAGGTTGCTTGGG GAGCGACGAAATGTAACAGTCGCCCAGCCGGACTCTGTTCCTCTGCAGCTATGGAGGTGCTATGTAGGCAAGGCAGCGTTTCTTGTAGGACTCTGCATTGGTGCACTTACGCTTCTGGCAGGCCTTGCTGGCGTGGTCGGCTCTGGCACCGGGATCATGTTCGCCCTCACTGTCTTGTACTCGTGCTTGGAAGAGACCAGTTATAGAGGAGGGCCAGCTGGTGCCTTTGGTTTCTAA
- the LOC119296290 gene encoding protein transport protein Sec61 subunit alpha-like isoform X2 gives MVPRCQKVAYTAVSLLIYLVGSQLPVYGYGVRSPSVADSQYWVDMPDCNSVMSAGIMPLVLSEAVLHFLLWCKVLRANNPEDRMLLSRVQKLVGIIFAADFSVCRVLISPILGKLTLGQSILTVLQHFFGSVIVIYLDDLLKKGYGFLSSIPLFSATDICTSIFWKAFSPCIIKLYGGQHGDQHGEALTSSLIHRFVGNGNYKLSSMHKVYGCRDLPEMASVLSTCAFFLLVLSLQGFHATLPLRSSEVPSMQMNYAIKLSYLSFAPLLFQDVMAIFLYIISELVYVKFGEKNKVVILLGKWKKSRYFGQAVPVSGLAYYVTTPPTFWGVALRHLTFSVFVHIQSCTLAGCLGSDEM, from the exons ATGGTCCCTCGCTGCCAGAAGGTGGCTTACACGGCCGTTTCCCTCCTCATCTACCTTGTCGGCAGCCAACTGCCTGTGTATGGATATGGAGTCCGTTCTCCATCGGTTGCTGACTCTCAGTACTGGGTTGACATGCCCGACTGCAACTCCGTCATGTCTGCTGGGATCATGCCCCTTGTTCTGTCTGAGGCGGTGCTTCATTTCCTGCTGTGGTGTAAGGTTCTTAGAGCAAACAATCCTGAGGACCGGATGCTCCT GAGTCGGGTGCAGAAGTTGGTTGGGATAATTTTTGCCGCTGATTTCTCAGTCTGCAGGGTGCTAATCTCACCTATCTTGGGCAAACTGACCTTAGGGCAGTCAATTCTGACCGTGCTTCAGCATTTCTTTGGAAGTGTCATCGTCATTTATCTTGATGATCTCCTTAAAAAGGGATATGGGTTTCTTTCGAGTATCCCCTTGTTCAGTGCCACCGACATTTG TACAAGTATTTTCTGGAAAGCTTTTAGCCCCTGTATCATAAAGCTATACGGTGGGCAGCATGGTGATCAACATGGGGAAGCTCTCACTTCCTCCCTTATTCATCGATTCGTTGGTAATGGAAACTACAAATTGTCTTCGATGCATAAGGTGTACGGATGTCGAGACCTCCCGGAGATGGCTAGTGTGCTTTCCACGTGCGCCTTCTTTCTACTCGTCCTCAGCCTGCAAGGCTTCCATGCCACGTTGCCACTGAGATCCAGTGAGGTGCCTAGTATGCAAATGAACTATGCCATCAAGCTTTCCTACCTGTCCTTTGCACCCCTACTCTTCCAGGATGTAATGGCCATATTCCTATACATCATCTCAGAG TTGGTGTACGTGAAGTTTGGTGAAAAGAACAAGGTGGTCATTTTGCTGGGCAAATGGAAGAAATCCAGATATTTTGGGCAAGCAGTTCCAGTCAGTGGCTTAGCCTACTACGTTACTACACCACCAAC CTTCTGGGGTGTGGCCTTACGTCATTTAACCTTTTCAGTGTTTGTTCACATTCAGAGCTGTACGTTGGCAGGTTGCTTGGG GAGCGACGAAATGTAA